The following is a genomic window from Chitinophagales bacterium.
TTAATCTATTTTTAAAGGATAAACAAAAATAAGGATTATTCCACAGCTCCTTGCCAATTCATCATACCCCCCTTGAGGTTATACACTTTGTCAAAGCCTTGTGATTGGAGAAATAAACAAGCCTGCATACTTCGATTTCCACTTCTACAAATAAATAGATAGGCTTTTTCTGGGTCTAACTGGTCGAAATTATCATGAAACTCGCCACTATTCCAGTCATAGCCAACTGCTGCCTGTGGTATTTTACCCTCTTCTATTTCAGCATGGCTTCTGACATCGATGGGTATGACTCCTTGTGCTAATAGTTGTTGATATTCTTCTTCCGTTGCTATTTCTTTCAGCATATTCATTTTTATTATAATTAATCTCTTCTTCTACCCATAACTAGGGAAATATAATATAATAGCTGTAAAACAGAAGCTATAGCGTTAACCACATAGGTCATAGCTGCCCATTTCAAGCCGTCTTTTGCCATATCATACGATTCACCTTGAAGTCCTTTGGTATCTAACCAAGCTAAGGCTCTATTCGATGCATCAAATTCTACTGGAAGGGTTACTAAGGCAAATATGGTGGTTAGACCATAGAATGTGATTCCAATAATTAATGGTAGAGGACTCATTTGAAACAAGGCAAAGCCTATTAGAAGTAAAAAAGGCATTACTTTATTCGTAATATTAAGTAAGGGTACCATATTACTCCTAAATCCGAGCATTCCATAGGCTGTAGCATGTTGAACCGCATGTCCTACTTCGTGAGCGGATACGGCAGCAGCAGTGATAGTATTCGAACCATATACTATTTCTGATAAGTTGACTGTTTTATCAGTAGGATTGTAATGGTCTGTCAATTGACCTGGCGTAGAGATAACTTGTACGTCAAAGATTCCATTGTCTTTGAGCATTTTTTCTGCGATTTCCTTACCGGTCAAATTGAGTGGATTGACTACATGAGAATACTTATTCATTCGGCTTTTAAGCATCATTTGCACTAAAAACCCAGCGCCCATGGCTAGTAGAATTAAAATTTGCATATCTTGTAAATATTTATTTTCCCTAATAACAGAGACTAGGGCAAATTGGTTTCAAAAAAAAAGTCAATTAATTATCAGGACCGCAGGCATCCGTCCAAGACTTCACTTTGGTCAATATACTGTCGGGAAGTTTGGCTGCACCTTTGGGCATAGAACCATTAGCCATTACGGAGTAAAAATGTCCGTGATCAACAGCTTCTTTTACCCCTGCATGCGTAGTAAACTGATGGCCACCTGCATTGCTAGCTACACTGTGACATCCGGCACTATTGCACGAAGCTGTCATCAAAGGAGCTATGAAACTCTTATAGGATACTGTCGTAGTATTTGAGGTGGTACAAGAATCATGGCTATGGTTGTCTTTGGAGCAACCTAACACAGTTAGTATAAAAATTGTCGTTATGAAATAAATAGATTTGGTCATAGATATTAAGTTTTAATGAATAAACACATAAGTAACACAAAGATACTAAATATTAATTATTAGGAGAACAGGCATCTATCCAAGAAAACAATTTACTTTTTTCATCAGCTGTTAATGCAGGAGAACCAGCCGGTGGCATGGTATTATTATTTACTCTAGTTCTAATGTTAGAGCTTTTATCTTTTACGGTGGTATAAGTTGTTAGATTAATTCCGCCTGCGGCACTTGCATTGTGACAACCACTAGTATTACACTTATTATTGAGGACAACACTAATATCTGAAGAATATTTAAATGTAGTGGTACCGCAATTCGAGGTTGTATCTTTTGTACAACTTAAAATCGTAACTAATGAAACAATGGAAACAGCAAATACAATTTTTTTCATATTTAAAAATTTAAAGGTTTATTATTTATCTTTTAAAATGGTAAATACTCTGGAAATGTTGAAGCCGAGACGGAAATTGCCTTTGGTTGGATCTTCATTGCCTAGTGGTATAAATTGATTTTCCATAAGCCCTCCCGTATTGCTAAGTATGATATGAAATACGTGGCCTCCGGTCTCGAGCTCAAATCCTAAACCAATAGGTGGTATGTGTTTATTTTGGGATTGAAAGCCACTTTTGTTTATTAGCTGATAGTAATCGGCTATGATAGCTGCACGATTGCTTATTTTAGCACGAGCACCTATACCTATAGCATAATGCGTATTGTTATCACCCAAAGTTACCAGATTGCGGTGCACTATGGTAGGGGCTAGGATGAAAGAGATAGCATTGCTCATTTTTCTCGCTATTAATACTTGTCCAAAATAGTTAAATCTATGGGCTGCACTTCTGTCAAAATGTGTTACAGAACTAGAAGCTGACGCTGAAGGCATGGTGGTATATGTCAATCCTGCATTGACAGAGAGTGAAATAGGAATGGTTTTCTTATTTTGAATCAATATTTTATATTTGGAATTGGCGTCCCAAAGTTGATTGAGGTCATAAGCGCCTTTACTTCTTCCTATACCAATAGCCAATCTATCCGTCAATCCATAATCGAAAGAAAAACGAATATCCGATACATTTTCGAGTCCGAAAAAATTCGTACTACCCCCACCGGGTCCCGCCAGATTTCCGAATCTATGCGCTATACGAAAATCCAATTCTCCTTTTTTCACCTGTTCTATCGTGGTCAAATTGATAAGGCGAGTGGTTTTAAAGCTAGCCGTCACTTGATTGTCTAGGCTAGAGTCTGTTTGACTTTCCACTAATTTGGACAATTCATCATCTTGTGCGCTCAAGCTGAGAAATAATGAACATAATAGTAGTGTGGAACTAAATTTTATCCTATTCATAATTTATTTGGTATATGGTTTTAACTCTGCATTTACATTTAATTCTATCTCCTCTGCGATATTCTTTACAACAATTTTGGGTATTTCTATATTATAATCTACGCATTTTACCTTGAAGTTAGATTTCCCAATAATTTTATCCTGAGATACCGTTAAATTTACAGGAAGCTCAACTTCTTTCTTGACACCATGTATAGTCATTGTGCCTTTCAGAACTACTTGGTAGGTCCCTTCCATGCTAAGATCGGGTTTATTTGCAATCTGCCCTGTGAACTCAGCGAAAGGAAATTTATCGGATTCCATATAATTCTCGTTAAAATGTTCCTGCATCAGTTTCTTGTCAAATTTAAAACTTTTGATAGGTATTCGAACAAAAATTTTTCCTGATCCTGAATTAAAAGCGATACTGGCCTTGTCACTTTTGGCTTCAATATCTTCAATTACATTTTCTGAAAATAAACGTACGCTTGAATTTGCAGATGTCCAAACTTGAGCTAACAAAATTTGAACAGCCAAAATATTCAAGGTTAGTATAATAATTTTTTTCATTTAAGGAATTATTCTCGAAAAGTAGTCAATTTAATTTTATTTCAACCAAAGATAACATAAAGTTTTTTAAAACTTGTTTTAATAGCCATGATAAAGTATTTTAACTAAACTATTAATTCATAAGGAATTTATTATTATAATTCAAAACAAACTGACTAAAGCAACTTCAAATTTGCCCTCTACAACTGGAGTAGTTCTCTCTAATATAAGCTAAATGATATTTCACTAGAAAATACTTTTAGCCTTTAAGAATAAAATTGGCGTCAACAGTTACTTCTATGTTATCAGAAATATTCTTTCTCGTGACATTGGGAATCTTAATACTATGTTCGTGACAAGGAACTAAGAATACGGCTTTGCTTTCCAGCTTGCCATACTTCAACTTTAAAGTAGCCTTTACATCCCTCGGTGCTTTAACTCCATGTAAAGTTAGATATCCTTTTATTAATATTTCATAAGTGCCATCTACTTTAAGCTCAGGTATGTTTTGTATAACACCATCGTATTCCGCATAGGGAAATTTATCAGACTCCACATAGTTTTCATTAAAATGCTCCTGCATCAGAGGCTTTTCAAACTTAAACGACTTCATGGTTGCTTTAAAGAAAATTCTTCCAGTTTTCAAATTTAAAGCTCCCGCTGCAGTTTGTGTGATAGCTTCTATATCCTCAATAGGAGTCGTAGAAAAAAATCGAATTTTAGCATTCTTTGCCATCCAAATTTGGGAGGAGGCATCAAACATGACCCATGTCATAATAATAGTAAGGATGAGTTGTTTCATTTTTTTAAAATTTGGTATTCAAAGATAGAAAACTTAAAACTAATATTGCCTTTATTTACATACTTTGGATAAAACCAAGTATCCTATTAGTGCAGAAATAGTAGATGCTATGAGTATGGCAAGCTTGGCTTGATTGACGAATTGAACATTGTCAAAAGCAAGAAATGAAACAAAGATAGACATGGTAAAACCGATGCCACCTAGACAACCTACACCTAGTATATGCTTCCAGCTCATTGTTGTGGATAGCTTGGACCAACCCAATAATACTACAATATATGAGAATAAAAAAATACCTAAAGGTTTTCCTAAAACCAAACCGAGAATAATCCCTACATCTAAGGAACTCATCAAGGTCATAAAAGAAAAGCCTTCGATAACAAAAGCCGTATTCGCTAAAGCGAAAATGGGTATAATAAATAAAGCGACTGGAGTGTGCAGCGATTTCTCGAGTTTATTAGAAATAGAATTTTCACTTCCACTGCCAAATGGAATCACAAATGCTAAAAGTACACCACTAATCGAAGCATGAACTCCCGATTTTAGCATACAGTACCATAGAATCAACCCTCCTATAAGGTAAGGCCATAGAACATATATTTTTTTTCTATTCAGAATAAATAGAATTAACATGATAATCGCCGAGCCAAGTAGGTATTGCCAAACCAAGGTCTTGGTATAAAACAGGGCTATAATAATAATGGCGCCTAGATCGTCAATAACCGCCAAGGCTGTCAAAAAAACTTTAAGAGCAAGAGGTACTCTAGAACCTAAGAGCGAAAGTATTCCTAATGCAAAAGCAATATCGGTAGCCATCGGAATTCCAATTCCAGCCTGAGTAGTTTCTCCTCGATTCAACAAATAAAAAATAAGTGCTGGCAAGATCATACCTCCCAAGGCAGCGCCAAATGGCAACAAGGCTTCTTTAAAATTGGACAACTCTCCGTTATAAATCTCACGCTCTAGCTCTAAGCCTACCATAAGGAAGAATATAGCCATCAAACCATCATTGATCCAATGCTCTAAACTCATTCCTGCGAACTTGATGTGCCAAACATCAATATATTCATGACCTGAAGTGGAATTGGACAACACGAGCGAAATTGCCGTACATGCGATGAGTATGAGACCAGCTGATTTCTCACTTTCAAAAAAGTTTGTAAATATTTTGGTTATCCGCATGATTACTTTAACTTGGCGAAGTTAGACAAATAAACAGCTGCGTATTTTTAATTTAGGAAATTTTAGGATAGCTACCTATTAATCGTTTCTTCGAGATACATATCATCTATATTTTTTTTTATAAGTTTGCCTTCGAATTTCAAGTAATATTCCGTGAGAAAAATAGAAATGGTGGACCTAAAAAGTCAATACCAAAAAATTAAATCAGAAGTAGATCAAGCAGTAATAGGAGTTATGGAAGCGGCTACCTTTATCAATGGACCAGCTGTTAAAGAATTTTGCGATGACCTTGCTAGCTTTTCTGGCTCGAAATATGTCATACCATGCGCCAATGGCACAGATGCTATCCAAGTAGCTATGATGGCTATGGACTTGCAGCCAGGCGATGAAGTCATAGTGCCCGTATGGACCTATGTAGCGACAGCAGAAGTTATCGCGCTATTGAAATTAAAGCCCGTTTTTGCTGAAGTGGATCCTCATTCCTTCTGTTTAGATGTAAACCAGTTGGAAAGTAAAATTTCTCCGAGAACCAAAGCGATTGTTCCCGTTCATCTCTATGGTCAGTGTGCAGATATGGAACCAATTATGAAACTAGCAGCGAAACATAGTTTATTTGTCATCGAGGATACAGCTCAAGCTATAGGAGCAGTTTATACGTTTTCTGATGGCACAAAAAAACAAGCTGGCACTATAGGACACGTAGGTACTACATCATTTTTTCCTTCAAAAAATCTCGGTTGCTACGGCGATGGAGGTGCGATCTATACTCAAGATGAGGATCTAGCTAAAAAAATGAAAATGATAGCGCATCATGGTGAGCGTATTAAATATTATCACGATGTTATAGGCTGTAATTCTAGATTGGATACCATTCAAGCGGCGATACTAAAAATCAAACTCAAGCACCTCAGAGACTACGAGAAAAATAGAAACCAAGTCGCAGACTTTTACGATAAGGCATTTGCCAATCACTCGAATATAACGACTCCATATAGGGCCTCTAATTCTACCCATGTCTTTCATCAATATACCTTAAAGTTAAACGGTGTGGACAGAGATGCTTTGAAAGAATTTTTAGCATCAAAAGATATTCCTTCTATGATTTATTATCCGGTGCCATTGCATCATCAATTGGCATATAAAGAGAATCTGCAACCGGGAGATAGTTTTGAAATTTCTGAATCATTAGCTAAATCTGTCATTTCTCTTCCTATTCATACTGAAATGGATAAGGAACAATTGAATTATATTACTGAAACCGTAAAATCATTTTTTCTATGACCCAAGAAGGTGTTTTTTGTCACGAATCCTCCTATATCGATCAACCATGTAAAATAGGTAGCGGCACTAAGATTTGGCATTTTAGCCATATTATGAAGGACTGCGAAATAGGTGAAAACTGCAATATTGGTCAAAATGTAGTTATTAGCCCAGGGGTGAAGCTGGGTCAGCGAGTGAAAATACAAAACAATGTCTCGGTTTATACAGGTGTCGTATGCGAAGACGATGTATTTCTCGGTCCATCATGCGTATTCACCAATGTCATCAACCCTCGTAGCGCAGTGAATCGCAAAGAGGAATATGCTAGAACTCTGGTAAAAAAAGGTGCCTCAATAGGAGCTAATGCGACCATAGTTTGTGGAGTGACACTCGGCGAATTTTGCTTCATAGGAGCTGGAAGTGTAGTGACCAAAGACGTGGATCCCTATGCCCTGGTCGTAGGTAATCCTGCTGTGCAGAAAGGCTGGTATAGCGAAAAAGGCCATAGATTAAAATTTGACGACAAAGGTCAGGCCCATTGCCCAAGTGGAGATATCTATGAGTTTAGAGAAGGGAAAGTGGTTAAGATGTAAAGCTTAATAAATTTTATTTCACCTCTTCGGCACTATAATGAATTTTCATTACCATAGTGCCAAACATTTTCATAGTGACACTACATTCATAATTTTTGAGTAACCCCGAATTTTCAAAAGCTAACATATAAGCTGATACAGGTTCTGGACCGAGAAAATCATTCTGACTAACACTCCATATTTTTAATATACCATTGTCGATACTTTCTAATTTATTTTTTGTGTTTGTAGTTGTTTTTAAACCGTAGTTGTTTAGCTCCTGACTAGTTTGCCACTCATCTCCTACAGATATTGGTTTATCACCAAATTCCAGCACGCAATATTCTGCCATCTGCGGGGTCATTTCATCTTTAATCAACTTCCCATTCTTACCTATTTTAACTTTCAATTCTTGTCCTACAACTTCAAAGGTACGAGATAATTTTTCATCATCTTTAAATGTCTCTGGCTTGTTGCTATTTGCTGTTTTGGTTTTTCCTTTGTCAGTTACAGTTAAGGTAATAGAGTCAATAATCATATTAAAATCTATATCTTTTTCATTGACTTTTATAGCTATCAATCTAAAATAACTTTTGGTTTTAGAAACCGTAGGTTTTGACTTCTCATCCATGCTCATTTCCATGTCCATTATTGAAGTGGCTCGGAGAGTATAGCCAACGGGAGTATTAATTTGATATAGCTTTTGACTAGTAACTTGTAATGAAACTGTTATTAAAAAAAGTGTTAGAATTGCATTCATGTTCTTATAAGTTTATTGAATTGAGAGTCAAAATTAGCCTTAATATTTAAACTGACAATTAATTTTATATTGGGTTATACTCTTGCTGCTGTCTTTAAATGATTGATAAAAACATAATATTAAATAAAAAGCCACCTCATTGTGAGGTGGCTTTGCTCTCGCTGCTGGACTTGAACCAGCGACCCTCTGATTAATCCCGCACGTGCGGGACTCTAACCAGCTGAGCTAAGCTATCAGTTGGAACATAATTTGGATTGACTAACTTCTCAATCAATTTTCTTGACTTCTGCTTTTTTATAAATTTTTCTATCAATACAGCTTCACCTCTATTATCCGAAACTTTAAATACAGCTGCTAACTCCCAGTTATCATACTTTCCAGTAAATTTATCCAAATCATTTTCATTGTGCTGCTGTATTCGTTCCCATGGGTTCTCTGAATACCCCGTGTAATATTTATTAGCAGTCTTTGAATGAATAATATATATGTAAAACATAAGCGTGGATTGCTTTAAATAAAAAAGGAGTCCAATCTGGACTCCTTTGCTCTCGCTGCTGGACTTGAACCAGCGACCCTCTGATTAACAGTCAGATGCTCTAACCGACTGAGCTAAGCGAGATTTTTTATCTCTTTTTTTTTCTCTTTTTCCCTCTGATTAATCCCACATGTGCGGGACTCAAACGATTGAGCTAAGCGAGAAAATGCATTTTTTCAAAAGCGAGTGCAAATATAGGAGAATTCGTATATTTGCAAACATTTTTTTTAAAATCAAATAATCACTTAAAAATGAGCATACTAGTAGTAGGAACGATGGCATATGATGCTATCAAGACACCTTTCGGACAAACGGATAAAATCATTGGTGGGGCAGCGACTTATATTGCTTATTCTGCTTCTTATTTTCACCAGCCTATTAATCTGGTGTCTATTGTTGGCGGAGATTTTGATTTTCAAGAAATGGAAAATTTGAAATCTCGAGGAGCCGATGTGAGTGGCGTTGAGGTCAAGAAGGAGGGCAAATCATTCTTTTGGAGTGGCGTATATCATATGGATATGAATAGCCGAGACACCTTGGTTACCGATTTGAATGTCTTGTTAGAATTCAATCCTATTTTGCCAGAAAGCTATAAGAGTAGTGAGTATGTTTTGTTGGGAAATATTGACCCTGTGTTACAAATGAAAGTAATTGATCAAATGCCTAGCAAACCTAAACTGGTTGTATTAGACACTATGAATTTTTGGATGGATGTAGCTCTGGAAAACTTAATGAAAGTCATAGCTAAAGTAGATGTGTTGACTATCAATGATAGTGAAGCTAGACAACTTTCAGGAGAATATTCTTTGGTCAAAGCAGCTAAGAAAATCCTTACCTTTGGTCCTAAATATTTAATCATAAAGAAAGGTGAAAATGGAGCCTTGTTGTTTCATGACAACAATATTTTCTTTGCTCCTGCTTTGCCATTAGAGGAAGTCTTTGACCCCACAGGTGCTGGAGACACCTTCGCAGGTGGGTTTATCGGCTATATAGCTAAGACAGGAGATATCTCTTTTGATAATATGAAGCGAGCTATCATTTATGGTTCTGCAATGGCGAGTTTTTGTGTAGAGAAATTCGGAACAGAACGACTCAAAGAGCTGGATATCGATGAGATTCATGATAGAGTTGAAGAGTTTGTGAGTCTGTCACAATTTGATGTCAGTATAGAAGAATAAAAAAAACGTCTGCAAATACGACTATCGCTTGATTGAAACATATTAAGAGGAAAGTCCGGACAGCATAGAGCAGTCTACTACCTAACGGGTAGGTGTGTTGAAGTCAAGTTCAATGCAACGGATAGTGTCACAGAAAATAACCGTCCTGACATTTATCGTCGGGATAAGGGTGAAAATGTGAGGTAAGAGCTCACAGGTTTATCGGGTGACCGATGAATCGGATAAACCCTAGACGCTGAAAGACCAAATATATCTTGTACGAGGTAGCTCGCCTCACTCCTTTAGATGCAAATCTATTGGAAATCAAGAAGGGTAGGTCGTTAGATCTCGATGGTGACATCGGGACTAGATAAATGATAGTCGTCTGCCTTTTAGGTAGATTACAGAA
Proteins encoded in this region:
- a CDS encoding rhodanese-like domain-containing protein, translated to MLKEIATEEEYQQLLAQGVIPIDVRSHAEIEEGKIPQAAVGYDWNSGEFHDNFDQLDPEKAYLFICRSGNRSMQACLFLQSQGFDKVYNLKGGMMNWQGAVE
- a CDS encoding zinc metallopeptidase, which gives rise to MQILILLAMGAGFLVQMMLKSRMNKYSHVVNPLNLTGKEIAEKMLKDNGIFDVQVISTPGQLTDHYNPTDKTVNLSEIVYGSNTITAAAVSAHEVGHAVQHATAYGMLGFRSNMVPLLNITNKVMPFLLLIGFALFQMSPLPLIIGITFYGLTTIFALVTLPVEFDASNRALAWLDTKGLQGESYDMAKDGLKWAAMTYVVNAIASVLQLLYYISLVMGRRRD
- a CDS encoding YceI family protein; its protein translation is MAVQILLAQVWTSANSSVRLFSENVIEDIEAKSDKASIAFNSGSGKIFVRIPIKSFKFDKKLMQEHFNENYMESDKFPFAEFTGQIANKPDLSMEGTYQVVLKGTMTIHGVKKEVELPVNLTVSQDKIIGKSNFKVKCVDYNIEIPKIVVKNIAEEIELNVNAELKPYTK
- a CDS encoding YceI family protein, whose translation is MKQLILTIIMTWVMFDASSQIWMAKNAKIRFFSTTPIEDIEAITQTAAGALNLKTGRIFFKATMKSFKFEKPLMQEHFNENYVESDKFPYAEYDGVIQNIPELKVDGTYEILIKGYLTLHGVKAPRDVKATLKLKYGKLESKAVFLVPCHEHSIKIPNVTRKNISDNIEVTVDANFILKG
- the nhaA gene encoding Na+/H+ antiporter NhaA; translated protein: MRITKIFTNFFESEKSAGLILIACTAISLVLSNSTSGHEYIDVWHIKFAGMSLEHWINDGLMAIFFLMVGLELEREIYNGELSNFKEALLPFGAALGGMILPALIFYLLNRGETTQAGIGIPMATDIAFALGILSLLGSRVPLALKVFLTALAVIDDLGAIIIIALFYTKTLVWQYLLGSAIIMLILFILNRKKIYVLWPYLIGGLILWYCMLKSGVHASISGVLLAFVIPFGSGSENSISNKLEKSLHTPVALFIIPIFALANTAFVIEGFSFMTLMSSLDVGIILGLVLGKPLGIFLFSYIVVLLGWSKLSTTMSWKHILGVGCLGGIGFTMSIFVSFLAFDNVQFVNQAKLAILIASTISALIGYLVLSKVCK
- a CDS encoding DegT/DnrJ/EryC1/StrS family aminotransferase: MRKIEMVDLKSQYQKIKSEVDQAVIGVMEAATFINGPAVKEFCDDLASFSGSKYVIPCANGTDAIQVAMMAMDLQPGDEVIVPVWTYVATAEVIALLKLKPVFAEVDPHSFCLDVNQLESKISPRTKAIVPVHLYGQCADMEPIMKLAAKHSLFVIEDTAQAIGAVYTFSDGTKKQAGTIGHVGTTSFFPSKNLGCYGDGGAIYTQDEDLAKKMKMIAHHGERIKYYHDVIGCNSRLDTIQAAILKIKLKHLRDYEKNRNQVADFYDKAFANHSNITTPYRASNSTHVFHQYTLKLNGVDRDALKEFLASKDIPSMIYYPVPLHHQLAYKENLQPGDSFEISESLAKSVISLPIHTEMDKEQLNYITETVKSFFL
- a CDS encoding N-acetyltransferase, whose translation is MTQEGVFCHESSYIDQPCKIGSGTKIWHFSHIMKDCEIGENCNIGQNVVISPGVKLGQRVKIQNNVSVYTGVVCEDDVFLGPSCVFTNVINPRSAVNRKEEYARTLVKKGASIGANATIVCGVTLGEFCFIGAGSVVTKDVDPYALVVGNPAVQKGWYSEKGHRLKFDDKGQAHCPSGDIYEFREGKVVKM
- a CDS encoding GIY-YIG nuclease family protein, which gives rise to MFYIYIIHSKTANKYYTGYSENPWERIQQHNENDLDKFTGKYDNWELAAVFKVSDNRGEAVLIEKFIKKQKSRKLIEKLVNPNYVPTDSLAQLVRVPHVRD
- a CDS encoding sugar kinase; translation: MSILVVGTMAYDAIKTPFGQTDKIIGGAATYIAYSASYFHQPINLVSIVGGDFDFQEMENLKSRGADVSGVEVKKEGKSFFWSGVYHMDMNSRDTLVTDLNVLLEFNPILPESYKSSEYVLLGNIDPVLQMKVIDQMPSKPKLVVLDTMNFWMDVALENLMKVIAKVDVLTINDSEARQLSGEYSLVKAAKKILTFGPKYLIIKKGENGALLFHDNNIFFAPALPLEEVFDPTGAGDTFAGGFIGYIAKTGDISFDNMKRAIIYGSAMASFCVEKFGTERLKELDIDEIHDRVEEFVSLSQFDVSIEE